ttgactatttttcttcaaaaatttatcctacaatgctttccataatttacttgtagaagtttcctttgtgtaagggtatttctgctctctagtaaggtaggatcgaatggtaccgcaagcaacacagTTGATAATTCTCTAATCTTTTTCTCtaataacatctggtcttttttcttcaatggcaagatctagcccttgttgaaaagggacatctagaaccttgacttgccacatcccaaaatgttatggcccgtcaaaaatttctaccgcaaatttcgcatttgacacaattcttgtcataagcgaagatgccaatgataaCGTaatgttgacacttgatgtagattcttcttgtttattgtctcccatctttaacacaaatattatttaatagctgacaacacaaatcaagattatttcctttctgatgtggaagatcaaaCTAAACtacaaccacagagcatactcagacagaaccttgactcagttaccaagataaatcttttctgatgtggaagatcagactatgatGCAACCACATAACATACTTAGACAGAACCTGTCTCTGATACTTTATTGCGGAaaccaaatgtatatagtgtgaatgagtcacaactattataccaaaaattatggcatccactaaataataaataagacaataatacaacaataaaaggaacaccagaatttacgaggttcggccaattttgcctatttcctcggacacaactaatattttattccactccaaaaatacaagtgaaataatactaaagagagaagatacaaatgtcttaagaagataagaaggcaaatgagaggtgtattttaAATCCgaaaacattaggccttcttttatagggaaaaaatcccaaccaaatatgtcacccaccaatgtgggacttttgaCATTTTCAACAGTAACATTCCAGCCAACTAGTGATAATGTTCATTTTGGGCCTAGGCTCGTACAATTTTTAAATGTGTCATTAGGGTCCTTGTTTACTTACATACCCAACAACTCTTTTGTGTTTTGTCGATGTAGAATTTGTCTTGGGTTTCACATACATCCCCCCCCCCAGGGACTCAGCGTCCTCGCTGAGGTTTGCCCTACCATCGTTCAAGGTTGCACGCGGAGTGGCTCTAATACCATATGTAACAGTCCAGCCCACTAGTGATATTATACGCTTTGGGCGTAGGTCTGCACGACTTTAAAATACGTTACTAGCATCTAAGGCATGTTTACTTGTATACCTAATATTTCTCTCGTATTTTATTGATGCGGGATTCGCCTAAGAAATCACTAAGTGAAATACCATCTTTAATAGGAGTACTAGTTTTTATCCAAAAATAAGACCTTTAAAAGTAATATTTAGATGAATAGAGTAATATATTAATAGCTTAAAGCAGTCTTTATAAGATGTATGaagttacaacaacaacaacccagtgagaTCCCACatgtagggtctggggagggtagtgtgtacgcagacttacCCCTACTCTGGAGGAGTAGAGAGGCGGTTTCCGGTAGACCCTCGACACAAGAAGGAAAGAGACAATGTATCAGTAGCAGCAAAGGAATCCTAACAGATAACACCAGCAACACAATAACCAGAAAATATAGAGCAAAGTATTAACACTAAGCATCAATAAAGGCACAATACTACATACGCAATGGAATAATATGTACATACAGGGCCGCTAAACATACTATAGCCTAACTTTCAACCCTAAAGAAGTATTAAGAACACAACTGGAGCCCCTAGAAGCCTAAAACAAGACACTATCACACTAGCCTCCTgtctcctaacctacaaccctagtgctcgatctccacaacttcctatcaagggccatatCCTCGAAAATTTGCATCTgcaccatgtcctgcctgatcacctctccccaatatttcTTAGGCCGCCATCTATCTCTCTTCATACCCGTCAAAGCCAGCcgttcacacctcctcactggtgcatcCAGGCTTCCCCTCTTCATGTGCCCAAACCATCTAAGCCTAGCTTCCTGCATCTTGTCTTTCATgggagccacgcccaccttcCGCCGAATATcgtcattcctaatcttatctagcTTAGTGtgtccgcacatccatctcagcatcctcatctctgcaactttcatcttctggatatgagaaTTCTTTACTGGCCAGCACTCTACGCCATACAACATGAACAGCCTAACCACCGTTCTATAGAACTTTTCTTTTAAGTTCCGGAGGCACCTTCCTGTCACACAGAATACCAGACgctagcctccatttcatccaccccactcctacacggtgtgtgacatcctcgtcaatatCTCCATCCCCCTGTATAAtcgaccccaggtacttgaagCTCTCTttcttggggatgacttgtgagTCAAGCCTCACGTCCACGTCCGCTTCACCCGGCAAGCTGTTGAACTTGAACTCCACGTATTCAGTCTTAGTCCTGCTcagcttgaaacctttagacccaagggtctgtctccaaacctctaacctctcgttAACACCGCCTCGCGTATAAGATGTATGAAGTTATGAAAAGTTTTTTCCTTTCCTCCAAATCTGACATTAAGATAATTTTTTTTGGGAAACTGATATTGTATAACCGCTCTAAAAGTAATagcgaatatatatatatatatatatattctatatgttatattcaaaaattatacaaattttatacacttttccagctatcaaatataaataatttctggcgtaggctaaaagtgataatacccttTTTTTGGTCCAAAAGACCTTTAAGATAATATTATCAATTTCTAAATATGTTTCAAATATATCTAAACCTTTTTCAATGACATTTAGAAAGTATATACTCTACCCTTTTAATTAATGTGGTGGTGTGTGAACTTGCACAGGGTTTAAACAGGAAAAACTTTTAAAACTTGTGATAAAAAACATGTCTAGGCCATTTACATAGCGATAAAAATATGTCATTAAGGTTAAAATAAAAagattaaaattaaattattcgTAAAATATATAAATATGACATTATTTATAACACATTAATGAGTTATGTTGAGCCAAATCGGATAATATGTGGAACGAGTTTGGGACATGACAAGCTGAAGAAGAAAGGGAGCTACCACCAAAAGATATGATGAAGCGGATGGGGTTTCTCTTCCCTTAATTAGAGGTGTCTGGTTCGAGCTTTTGGTAGGAAAAGTCCTTGGTAGGAAGCGTTTCCCTTTGAATGGGACCCACAGCACGAATCCGGATATCATCGGGCTCCAATCAGTGGTGAAGGCGCATGATCATAAGGGTGATCAACTGACGacccttcgtcgaaaaattataGTGTGTACATAGGTAAAACATTACGTTTTAGAGATATATGTAATACATATTGAACACCTTTtgtcggatttttttttttactttttttaaatttgaacACCTTTGTAAAAAATTTTAGCTTCGTCACTGACTTTAATGCGAGTACCGAATACcgggtgggaaaccaaaaaaataaaaataaaaatataaagggAGCTAGGTGTATGGCTAGAGAAAGTAAAGCTTTTTGAATAGGGAGAGAATACCATGCGCTAGTGAAGACATATATGGAAAGAACATTTGAGTAAAAAGAGAGAGAGCTTTAATTGTCAGAGCATATGACCAAATAGACTGGCAAATTAGAATAGTTTAGAGGAAGACAAATTGAAGTCCAGCCATTGGAGAAAGCTTGATTGCTCTCGTGATGACTATACTGCAAAATCTAATGCTGAATTTCTCTGACTCTTATCTGGTTTTTAATCAGACTGACTGATTTGCCCTATTTGACATGCATCCATCAGTTATTTCAAATTCCATGCTTGTCCACtattctctacttcccttctcaaCTCCTATTCCTACACGGAACAAGGCATATCGGTGCACGGAGCGTTTCGCGTTTACACATGATCTTGGGAATTGGACTGCACCTTAAGGGGTGTGATGTAGGTAGCGTGTTATGATGCAAATATTAGTGGCTGATTCTACAGCTTGAACCAGTGACCTATACGCCACACAGAGAGAATTTTAGGGCTCGTTTGGTACGAGAGATAAGCAATAACTAATTTCGAAATTAGTTATCACGGGGATTCTAGTATTGTTCTTTTTATCCCTATAAGAGAGTGAGATATCTAGTCCCGGAATAATTAATCGTGGAATAACTTATTATTCTAAGATTCCCCCTCCGGGTAACACATAATAAGGGATTCAATTAAATCCAATGGTCAAAAAAATTATAGGGTAGAAATAATGATAAAAACAAATTTTGTGCCTTTAAAATAAGCGAAAGATTCTCGTGCAGTAACAAAGGTGGTTTAAACATTAATTTCGGACATGGTGtcttacattttcttttctttaaattaCCTTGTTAAAACTCTTAACATCTCAACTGTTCCTACATCAAGTATAACTCGAGTTAAAATTAAATTCCCTCTGTCCAAATTTAtatgagaatttttttttaatttgtttcaaAAGAagtgatatatttttatattttaaaataatttaactttaagtTTCTTATTTTATTCTTAAATACGAAATGATCTATAACCACACATATGATCTATGTGTACCTTAAGGCATCTCCGACCTTCCCCATTTCTCCATAATGGAGTCATTTTTTGCCAAAACGCATCTACAATCCTCTCCCATTGTTGCCCCCAAAAATGGTGGATGAATAGTGTTACTCCAAGTATGGAATGACGTTATTCATCTCCTCCATTACTATTCATCCTTATTTTAttagtatttttattatttatctctttatatatacctaattatgtttatgtaatatTTTTATACTATAATTTTACATCTTAACTTTGgagtataattttgataaattaattttcatgcatttattatttttatttaaaattgtaagttaattttatatTTATACCTAATAGTTTTGATTTTGCTTATTACATATATGTGATGAatatgtaaaaaagaaaaaaagatagatTTTCTTtaatagaaataaaaaataaaatttaaataaaagataataatataatattaaagagagagaagaatataaaatgaaatatTCTTTTTTGGAGTAAAAAATAGAGTAATGATTGGAGTAACTTTACTCCATTTTGGAGGAGAAAATGGAGGCAAGGGTTGGAGATGGTCTTAACACTATCTCTTCTCAAGAAAGAATGGTCTATCGCTCGATCCAAAGTAGGTGAAAGTGAAAATCTTAGAAGGTTATAGTTCAAATTCCAGCAGAAACAAAAAAAACATGTGATTTAGGTAAAACAAATTTTCCGTACATGTATTGACGAGAGGTAGTAGATATTCAAAGCAAGTAATTGACCCCGACATCATGTTGTTATAAAATTTAtatactttaaaaataaaaaaataaaataaaaaaagagtgtCCTTCATGTCCTAATCTAACCTAACCTGCATCAGAAGAGTGTATCGTTACATGGCTTTTGTCATTCCTATCGGTCTTTTTCATCTGATTCCATGTTATAGGCAATGCCAGTGACTGTCTATTGGACTGTTTTTTTTCTTGGCTTGACATTCATCTTGTAGAAATTAAaacgtttggacataaaaaaaaaatatggtAATTGAAAAAAGAGTAGTgtttaaagttaaattaaaaaagtatttttaaaaaacagacaaaaaaaaaaaagcaaaacatTTGTGTACAAAGGGGAAAAGTCCCCTACAATATAATATTCACTTGGAAAATAATTCCAAAAAAGAATAATAAGTTAATGAATTAGCAttgaaatacaacaacaacaacaataaacttAGTGTAATCGCCTAAATGCGATTTGGAAAATGTAGTATGTATGCAGACTTTAATTACTTCTATTTTGAGAAAGTAGAGAGTCTATTTTTAGTAGACACTCGGCTCAAAGaaagattaaaaaaaagaaagatacagTAACAACAAGCAATACGCAATATGTTCCATTAATGACAAGCAATGACACCAGCatccaataagaacatcaaagcAAGAATTAGCACTGAAATCCTTCCATTAATTCTATACAATTCTTCTTCAAACAGGAACTCATCTTTATGAATTCTCAAAAGTCCCTTAAAGATGTTTTAAATATCTTGCATTTTTTTATCTGCAGATAAATATTTTTCTTGAAATTAGGAAATTACGCAATATGTTCAGTTTCATTCTAATATAGAAGTTTCTAACAGTCACAGAATCATTTCCCCACAAAATCATGTTGTTTTTGACAGGTTTTCTTTAGTATTTTATCTAAATATATTTTCTATTGGTAGGAACATGTgagtaaatttttaatttttttctcttattaaaaGTTCCGTATAATGGTACTCCtcctttttggatttttctttgaTGGATAAAGGGGGGAGATAGGATCATTTTGTTTTGGTTAAGTTATTGTCTATACTTACTTTTTCTTAGCTATCGTT
This genomic stretch from Nicotiana sylvestris chromosome 9, ASM39365v2, whole genome shotgun sequence harbors:
- the LOC138878718 gene encoding uncharacterized protein — protein: MKVAEMRMLRWMCGHTKLDKIRNDDIRRKVGVAPMKDKMQEARLRWFGHMKRGSLDAPVRRCERLALTGMKRDRWRPKKYWGEVIRQDMVQMQIFEDMALDRKLWRSSTRVDSFAATDTLSLSFLCRGSTGNRLSTPPE